In Lineus longissimus chromosome 9, tnLinLong1.2, whole genome shotgun sequence, one genomic interval encodes:
- the LOC135493412 gene encoding sodium/bile acid cotransporter 7-like: MIGILKKNWFLIGIIIVIIAAHVEPSIGLKGGPLKPEITVSFLAVFIIFFNSGLSLKTEELTHAVLQVKLHLFIQSFTLILVPFLMYLLTESLKSSPINEWLLKGLQVVGCMPPPVSSAVILTKTVGGNEAAAIFNSAFGSFLGIIFTPVLLLYYLGSSGSVPFLAVFSKLSVTVVVPLILGQMCRHFMKNWLARTHIPFGQISSAILLLIIYTTFCDTFSHKDIEIDELSLITIVFMVFLIQCALLLLSFYLTTRRGTGFAPADTVAAIFCATHKSLTLGIPMLKIIFSSHPRLSVISIPLLIYHPTQILLGGLIVPQVRGWMLSTQKSRHIHGRPHYHSFI; the protein is encoded by the exons ATGATTGGCATCCTAAAAAAGAATTGGTTTCTTATAGGGatcattattgtcattattGCTGCGCATGTTGAGCCTTCAATCGGTTTAAAAGGAG gGCCATTGAAGCCAGAGATAACAGTGTCATTCCTAGCAGTGttcatcatatttttcaacagtgGATTGTCATTAAAAACAGAG GAGCTGACTCATGCCGTCCTTCAAGTCAAATTGCACCTGTTCATCCAGTCGTTCACGCTCATCCTGGTGCCATTCCTGATGTATTTACTCACAGAGTCTCTCAAGTCCAGTCCCATCAATGAGTGGTTACTCAAAGG ATTACAGGTAGTTGGCTGCATGCCACCGCCCGTCTCATCTGCTGTGATACTGACCAAGACAGTCGGAGGAAATGAGGCGGCAGCAATATTTAACTCGGCATTTGGAAGCTTTTTA GGAATTATTTTTACACCAGTCCTGTTGTTGTATTAT CTTGGATCCTCAGGGTCGGTGCCTTTTCTAGCTGTTTTCTCAAAGTTATCTGTGACTGTTGTGGTGCCTCTAATTTTAGGACAGATGTGTAGGCATTTTATGAAGAATTGGCTCGCAAGAACTCATATACCTTTTGGTCAAATTAGCAG TGCCATTCTTCTTCTCATCATCTACACGACATTCTGTGATACATTTTCTCACAAGGACATCGAGATCGACGAGCTCAGTTTGATAACCATCGTTTTCATGG TCTTCCTCATCCAGTGTGCGCTCTTATTGCTGAGTTTTTACCTGACTACGCGTCGAGGGACAGGCTTCGCACCGGCTGATACAGTCGCTGCAATATTTTGTGCCACGCATAAATCTCTTACACTTG GTATTCCAATGCTGAAGATCATCTTCAGCAGCCATCCACGTTTATCGGTCATCTCCATCCCGTTGCTCATCTACCATCCGACACAGATCCTACTCGGGGGCCTCATTGTACCACAGGTCAGAGGATGGATGCTTTCAACACAAAAATCAAG GCATATACATGGACGTCCTCATTATCATAGTTTCATTTGA